A single region of the Lathamus discolor isolate bLatDis1 chromosome 13, bLatDis1.hap1, whole genome shotgun sequence genome encodes:
- the MFSD6L gene encoding major facilitator superfamily domain-containing protein 6-like has product MSGPWAVGRALALCGLFRALQAAGRACAAPFLTLYLRHLGLPAARVGLAAGAQRLAAALCAPLRARCPRAAGTRRLLAAGAALGSVGAGLLLTLIAPAGAGGLGNDTQQAGPPPGRSAVLRASAAPAAKAVSKAATGPSAGALTASATAAGGSAAPRGPPGLADVLEKRGGGGGQGGAGTSGCSGGASGGTAPVTAGNWGTRDPGMLRSNGPPLRGLEEETSVPGSAARDPAGNAEERLSAPERNKLPVFKTTLPAAGDAYVPGNLSDHQKDSEDTSFEAVQSIFQDREHQVFLMVLGGVVLWELLATSLEWMVDESLYEFLDFVDATDGYGKLWIWSYLGASVGACSIAVVVDHLNCFFSSSITCLAVHFYGYALLVTLSLLVTIFFPIHLPNESKGVNQMGKALALLRGDGRAMLYASTVLLTGVAGAAVRDFLFWQLEDRGSSELYMGLSVAVGLLAEMLLYLFKGKLLRTFSSSTIVAISLSLLAAQLLCYSFLWTVWSVLLIQILSAFSSGALWWVVSMTVDDIATPGTARSLHAAFQGLCHGGGASLGSFAGGFVVEHFGVPILYRACCVCLVLWLFLFLIVQSKLPQQKKINYSRLLAAGSSDGSDSDEENERDWLVKAMKNESFSRNWSHQHGIS; this is encoded by the coding sequence ATGAGCGGGCCGTGGGCCGTGGGCCGAGCCCTGGCGCTCTGCGGCCTGTTCCGTGCGCTGCAGGCCGCGGGCCGGGCCTGCGCCGCGCCCTTCCTGACGCTCTACCTGCGGCACCTGGGGCTGCCGGCGGCGCGGGTCGGGCTGGCGGCCGGCGCGCAGCGCCTGGCGGCCGCGCTCTGCGCCCCGCTCCGTGCCCGCTGCCCCCGCGCGGCCGGGACGCGGCGGCTGCTGGCGGCCGGCGCCGCGCTGGGCTCGGTGGGGGCCgggctgctgctcacgctcatCGCGCCCGCGGGCGCCGGCGGCCTCGGTAACGACACCCAGCAGGCGGGGCCCCCTCCGGGCCGCTCCGCAGTGCTGCGCGCGAGCGCTGCTCCGGCCGCCAAAGCTGTGTCAAAGGCAGCGACCGGACCCTCTGCGGGCGCTTTAACCGCGAGCGCGACGGCAGCGGGGGGCAGCGCAGCCCCGCGGGGGCCGCCCGGCCTGGCGGATGTGCTGGAGAAGCGAGGCGGAGGGGGTGGTCAGGGAGGCGCAGGGACGAGCGGGTGCTCGGGTGGTGCCTCCGGCGGGACAGCCCCTGTGACGGCCGGTAACTGGGGGACACGCGACCCGGGAATGCTGCGTTCCAACGGCCCTCCCCTGCGAGGGCTCGAGGAGGAGACAAGCGTTCCGGGTTCTGCTGCGAGAGATCCTGCTGGAAATGCTGAGGAAAGGCTTTCTGCTCCCGAGAGGAACAAGCTCCCTGTGTTTAAAACAACCCTTCCAGCTGCTGGAGACGCTTATGTGCCTGGAAACCTTTCAGACCACCAAAAAGATTCTGAAGATACCAGCTTCGAAGCAGTGCAAAGCATCTTTCAGGACAGAGAGCACCAGGTTTTCCTTATGGTGCTGGGTGGTGTGGTGCTTTGGGAGCTGTTGGCCACTTCTCTCGAATGGATGGTGGATGAGAGTCTCTATGAGTTCCTTGACTTTGTGGATGCAACTGACGGTTATGGCAAGCTCTGGATTTGGAGTTACTTGGGTGCCTCTGTAGGTGCCTGCAGCATTGCTGTAGTCGTGGATCATCTGAATTGCTTCTTCAGCAGTTCCATCACCTGCCTCGCTGTCCATTTCTATGGCTATGCTCTCCTGGTAACGCTCTCACTGCTTGTCACCATCTTCTTTCCCATCCACCTTCCCAATGAAAGCAAGGGTGTTAACCAGATGGGCAAAGCGCTGGCGCTGCTGCGGGGCGATGGCCGGGCCATGCTGTACGCCAGCACCGTGCTCCTCACCGGCGTGGCTGGTGCTGCCGTGCGCGACTTCCTCTTCTGGCAGCTGGAGGACCGAGGCAGCAGTGAGCTGTACATGGGGCTCTCTGTGGCCGTGGGGCTACTTGCTGAGATGTTGCTTTATTTGTTCAAAGGGAAGTTGCTGAGGACTTTCTCAAGCAGCACGATTGTTGCAATCAGCCTCAGCCTCCTGGCAGCGCAGCTTCTGTGCTACTCCTTCTTGTGGACTGTGTGGTCAGTTCTCCTCATCCAGATTTTATCTGCCTTCAGCAGCGGTGCTTTGTGGTGGGTGGTCAGCATGACGGTGGATGACATAGCCACGCCGGGCACGGCGAGGTCTCTGCACGCTGCTTTCCAGGGCCTCTGCCATGGTGGAGGAGCAAGCTTGGGCAGTTTTGCAGGAGGATTTGTGGTGGAGCACTTTGGTGTGCCCATTCTGTACCGGGCGTGCTGCGTGTGCCTGGTGCTGTGGCTCTTCCTGTTCTTGAtcgtccaatctaaactgccacagcagaagaaaattaactattcTCGTCTCCTGGCTGCTGGTTCCAGTGATGGGAGTGACTCTGACGAGGAGAACGAGAGGGACTGGCTGGTGAAAGCCATGAAGAATGAAAGCTTCAGTAGGAATTGGTCACACCAGCATGGGATCAGCTAA
- the LOC136021469 gene encoding bMERB domain-containing protein 1-like — MERGRSPPRYGSLEPTRWPPEDEIVSMADSTTTIDDIEGELFKIERIREILVRRESELRYMMDDIQLCKEISRLKKELQQLIALPENEKSNEERQKEEELVQQIHKLVETRDFLVDDVEFERLREREEDKEMAEFLQSKLSKSYLQKTTPAKEKKMTSRGQQTSAPYVTKTGLTLLKECCGFTCSIM; from the exons atggagcggggccggagcccgCCCCGGTACGGGTCGCTGGAGCCCACCCGGTGGCCGCCAG AGGATGAGATTGTCTCCATGGCTGACTCAACCACCACAATCGATGACATCGAAGGGGAGCTCTTCAAAATCGAGCGGATCAGGGAGATCCTGGTGAGGAGGGAGTCAGAGCTGCGGTACAT GATGGATGACATTCAGCTGTGTAAGGAAATCAGCCGGCTGAAAAAGGAACTCCAACAACTCATCGCGCTTCCAG agaaTGAGAAGTCCAACGAggagaggcagaaggaagaggagcTGGTGCAGCAGATACACAAGCTGGTGGAAACACGGGATTTCCTGGTGGATGATGTGGAGTTTGAGAGGCTCAG ggaaagggaagaagacaAGGAAATGGCAGAGTTCTTGCAAAGTAAGCTCTCCAAAAGCTACCTCCAGAAAACAA CTCCTGCCAAAGAGAAGAAGATGACTTCCCGGGGGCAGCAAACCTCCGCACCGTATGTGACCAAAACGGGCCTCACCCTGCTCAAGGAGTGCTGCGGCTTCACCTGCTCCATCATGTAG